In a single window of the Carassius gibelio isolate Cgi1373 ecotype wild population from Czech Republic chromosome A12, carGib1.2-hapl.c, whole genome shotgun sequence genome:
- the zranb1a gene encoding ubiquitin thioesterase ZRANB1 — protein MTEVCVKWSCEYCTYENWPSAVKCTMCRAQRPSGTIITEELSPSGAGHQCDPEGNDSLLICPDSSARPRVRPAQSSEHSGKWSCQVCTYLNWPRAIRCTQCRSVRQRVCSPTETPQTSRSRRGPAAGPPVDPCEEYNDRNRLNTRAQSWTCSSCCYENWPKSPRCVVCDHPRPNEPDEPSSLINERDRGRARGVCSGTQRLSSVSSKPEAELQIELAAGAQSGQEEIQLDTKKIKQIKNRMRRTDWLFLNACAGVVEGDLSAVEVYKSSGGDIARQLTSSEVRLLNRPSAFDSGFTLVHLAIRFQRQDMLAILLTEVSQQAVKCIPAMVCPELTEQIRREISASLHQRKGDFSCCFLTDLVTFTLPADIEDLPPAVQEKLFDEILDRDVQKELEEESAVINWSLELGTRLDSRLYALWNRTAGDCLLDSVLQATWGIYDKDSVLRKALHDSLHDCSDWFYSRWKEWESWYSQSFGLHFSLREEQWQEDWAFILSLASQPGASLEQTHIFVLAHILRRPIIVYGVKYYKSFRGETLGYTRFQGVYLPLLWEQSFCWKSPIALGYTRGHFSALVGMETDGYDNRGAGANLNTDDDITVTFLPLVDSERKLLQIHFLSAQEMGSEEQQERLLRDWLDCCVTDGGMLAALQKSSRRRHHPLITQMLEQWLDGYRQMHPCPTLSDEEDEEDDEDE, from the exons ATGACAGAGGTGTGTGTGAAGTGGTCGTGTGAGTACTGTACGTATGAAAACTGGCCGTCTGCTGTGAAGTGCACCATGTGCCGGGCGCAGCGTCCCAGCGGGACCATCATAACAGAGGAACTGTCCCCGAGCGGCGCCGGACACCAGTGTGACCCCGAGGGTAACGACAGCCTGCTCATCTGCCCTGACTCCAGCGCCCGGCCCCGTGTCCGCCCGGCACAGTCCTCCGAGCACAGCGGCAAATGGTCGTGTCAGGTGTGCACTTACCTGAACTGGCCCAGAGCGATCCGCTGCACCCAGTGCCGTAGCGTCCGGCAGCGTGTGTGTAGCCCCACAGAAACCCCCCAGACGTCCAGGAGCAGACGGGGCCCCGCGGCCGGCCCTCCAGTGGATCCATGTGAGGAATACAACGACCGGAACCGGCTCAACACACGAGCGCAGTCCTGGACCTGCTCGTCCTGCTGCTACGAGAACTGGCCCAAATCCCCTCGCTGCGTGGTGTGTGACCACCCCAGACCCAACGAGCCTGACGAGCCCTCGTCCCTGATTAACGAGCGGGACCGCGGCCGAGCGCGGGGAGTGTGCAGCGGGACACAGCGGCTCTCGTCTGTCTCCTCCAAACCTGAGGCAGAGCTGCAGATCGAGCTGGCCGCTGGAGCTCAGAGCGGTCAGGAGGAGATCCAGCTGGACACCAAGAAGATCAAACAGATCAAGAACCGCATGAGGAGAACCGACTGGCTGTTCCTGAACGCCTGCGCCG gtgtagtGGAGGGCGATCTGTCTGCGGTGGAGGTCTATAAGTCTTCAGGAGGAGACATCGCTCGTCAGCTGACCTCCAGCGAGGTGCGTCTGCTCAACCGACCCTCAGCATTCGACAGCGGCTTCACTCTCGTTCACCTCGCCATCCGCTTCCAGAGACAGGACATGCTGGCCATTCTGCTGaccgag GTTTCCCAGCAGGCCGTCAAATGCATCCCAGCGATGGTTTGTCCTGAACTGACGGAGCAGATCCGCAGAGAGATCAGTGCATCACTGCACCAGCGCAAGGGAGACTTCAGCTGCTGCTTCCTGACGGACCTCGTCACCTTCACCCTGCCGGCAG ATATTGAAGATCTCCCTCCTGCCGTTCAGGAGAAGCTCTTTGATGAAATCCTGGACCGTGACGTTCAGAAGG agctgGAGGAGGAGTCTGCGGTCATCAACTGGTCTCTGGAGCTGGGCACGCGTCTGGACAGTCGTCTGTATGCTCTGTGGAACCGCACGGCTGGAGACTGTCTGCTGGACTCGGTTCTTCAGGCCACGTGGGGCATCTATGATAAAGACTCGGTGCTGAGGAAAGCTCTTCATGACAGTTTACACGACTGCTCTGACTG gttCTACTCGCGCTGGAAGGAGTGGGAATCGTGGTATTCTCAGAGTTTTGGGCTTCATTTCTCTCTGAGAGAAGAACAGTGGCAGGAGGACTGGGCCTTCATCCTCAGCCTCGCCAGTCAG CCCGGGGCCAGTCTGGAGCAGACTCATATCTTCGTTCTGGCTCATATCCTGCGGCGGCCCATCATCGTGTACGGAGTGAAGTACTACAAGAGCTTCAGAGGAGAGACGTTAGGATACACTCGATTCCAAG gtgtttaCCTGCCGTTGCTATGGGAACAGAGCTTCTGCTGGAAAAGTCCCATCGCTCTCGGTTACACGAGAGGTCACTTCTCTGCTCTGGTTGGCATGGAAACCGACGGCTACGATAATCGCGGCGCGGGCGCTAACCTCAACACTGACGATGACATCACCGTGACCTTCCTGCCGCTGGTGGACAGTGAGAGGAAGCTGCTGCAGATCCACTTCCTGTCAGCACAAGAG atgGGCAGTGAGGAGCAGCAGGAGCGTCTGCTCAGGGATTGGCTGGACTGCTGTGTGACAGACGGAGGGATGCTGGCGGCGCTGCAGAAGAGCAGCAGACGGAGACATCACCCGCTCATCACACAGATGCTGGAGCAGTGGCTGGATGGGTACCGGCAGATGCACCCGTGTCCCACGCTCTCCGACGAAGAGGACGAGGAGGACGATGAAGACGAGTGA
- the hpdl gene encoding 4-hydroxyphenylpyruvate dioxygenase-like protein, giving the protein MAAYLSRLHHISLHVSNVDKVAHELVSRFQFNVFAARLTDRAKQLALRRGSAVFVVNERLNERQSRGWSSVRERRELNCLYGAHAHYPVDTVSNVCFEVEDVQRASAELRDRGVCEFLQPPTEVTDDCGRVTFSVIRSPVGNVCHTLIDRSRYRGLFLPGFHQVQTDSETAGHSQCPITHFDHITFACPRSCTAHITRWYRDTFGFRRFFIDRNEDVDEGYVLNHNGIGLRLTAMEYWNSSESGITLPFKDEKEPDCKFVIAESLPEQGRNQVDTFLDQHRGAGIQHIGLYTEDIVRTAHTLSLSGVQFFSPPPAYYTEVGKQDEIVAAGHDPHTLSQYGILLDTDLQTDRRITDGQRYLLQVFTKPIFGEDTFFLELIERRGATGFGEGNIRALWRSVQAYMEKEEHRETERQDKQSTPS; this is encoded by the exons ATGGCAGCCTACTTGAGCCGGTTGCACCATatttcgcttcacgtctcaaacGTGGATAAAGTTGCTCACGAGCTGGTGTCCCGGTTCCAGTTTAACGTGTTCGCGGCGCGACTGACAGACCGAGCGAAGCAGCTCGCGCTCCGCAGAGGATCGGCCGTGTTCGTGGTCAATGAGAGGTTGAATGAACGTCAGTCACGTGGCTGGAGCTCCGTCAGAGAGCGTCGGGAGTTGAACTGTCTGTACGGAGCCCACGCGCACTATCCGGTGGACACCGTGAGTAACGTGTGTTTCGAGGTGGAGGACGTGCAGCGGGCGAGCGCTGAGCTGCGGGATCGGGGTGTGTGTGAGTTTCTCCAGCCGCCCACCGAGGTGACCGATGACTGCGGCCGGGTCACCTTCTCCGTCATCCGCTCGCCGGTGGGTAACGTGTGCCACACGCTCATAGACCGCTCCCGGTACCGGGGGCTCTTCCTGCCGGGCTTCCATCAGGTCCAGACGGACTCCGAGACCGCGGGGCACTCGCAGTGTCCCATCACGCACTTCGACCACATCACCTTCGCGTGTCCCCGCAGCTGCACCGCACACATCACCCGCTGGTACCGAGACACCTTCGGCTTCCGGAGGTTCTTCATCGACAG GAATGAGGACGTGGATGAGGGATATGTGCTGAACCACAACGGGATCGGGCTGCGGCTGACGGCTATGGAATACTGGAATTCCAGCGAATCAGGAATCACACTGCCCTTCAAAGATGAAAAAGAGCCGGACTGCAAGTTTGTGATTGCAGAGTCTCTTCCAGAGCAGG GCAGGAACCAGGTGGACACGTTTCTGGATCAGCACCGGGGGGCAGGAATCCAGCACATTGGGCTCTACACCGAGGACATCGTGAGAACGGCTCACACTCTGAGTCTGTCTGGAGTGCAGTTCTTCTCTCCTCCGCCTGCGTACTACACTGAG GTGGGAAAGCAGGACGAGATCGTGGCGGCGGGTCACGACCCTCACACTCTGAGTCAGTACGGGATTCTGCTGGACACTGATCTCCAGACGGACAGACGGATCACAGACGGCCAGCG GTATCTGCTCCAGGTGTTCACTAAGCCTATTTTCGGAGAGGACACCTTCTTCCTGGAGCTGATCGAGCGCAGAGGTGCCACGGGCTTCGGCGAGGGCAACATCCGAGCGCTCTGGAGATCCGTGCAGGCATACATGGAGAAGGAAGAGCATCGGGAGACGGAGCGCCAAGACAAACAGAGCACACCGAGCTGA